One stretch of Centroberyx gerrardi isolate f3 chromosome 13, fCenGer3.hap1.cur.20231027, whole genome shotgun sequence DNA includes these proteins:
- the riok1 gene encoding serine/threonine-protein kinase RIO1: protein MALLGDSVPGQFDDAEEEESDQSQLPALETQISDVRLESSSRVQQEEEEEEEEEDDEDEEEWDWSETGADLTKRYNSANRTGLNCQNPSRKTLKSSTPSDKVLRKYEHKINLDKLNYADSVINKVTTMQKQKEADTYRVKDKSDRATVEQVLDPRTRMILFKMLSRGVISEINGCISTGKEANVYHASTAAGASRAIKIYKTSILLFKDRDKYVSGEFRFRHGYCKGNPRKMVRTWAEKEMRNLIRLQTAGVPSPEPLMLRSHVLLMSFIGRDDMPAPLLKNAAVSESKARQLYLQVVQNMRTMYQQARLVHADLSEFNMLYHNGDAYIIDVSQAVEHDHPHALEFLRKDCSNVNEFFVKRGVAAMTVRELFDFITDPSVTCHNISLYLDKAMEIAAERTAEERSNQDRVDEEVFKKAYIPRTLTEVSHYERDVDSMRSEEQNDNVLYQTLTGLKQDLSGVQTVPALLEEDGSSSEEEEEEEEEEEEEEGQQADEQEHGGEAQMDKKERKKMAKEAQREKRKAKVPKHVKKRKEKVAKMKKGK, encoded by the exons ATGGCGCTGCTCGGTGATTCTGTTCCTGGACAGTTTGATGatgctgaagaagaagagag tgaccaatcacagctgccAGCTTTAGAAACCCAGATCAGTGATGTCAGACTGGAGTCTTCGTCACGCGTccaacaggaggaggaggaggaggaggaggaggaggatgatgaagatgaagaagagtgGGACTGGAGTGAAACCGGAGCAGATCTGACCAAACGCTACAACAGCGCCAACCGGACGGGTCTGAACTGCCAG AATCCGTCCAGGAAGACGCTGAAGTCGTCGACGCCGTCCGACAAAGTTCTGAGGAAGTACGAACACAAGATCAACCTCG ATAAACTGAATTATGCCGACTCAGTGATCAACAAAGTGACGACgatgcagaaacagaaagaagcCGACAC GTATCGAGTGAAGGACAAATCAGATCGCGCCACAGTTGAGCAG GTTTTAGACCCACGAACACGAATGATCCTCTTCAAGATGCTGAGTCGGGGAGTCATCTCTGAAATCAACGGCTGCATCAGCACCGGGAAAGag GCCAACGTTTACCACGCCAGCACCGCCGCCGGAGCCAGCAGAGCCATCAAGATCTACAAGACCTCCATCCTGCTGTTCAAAGACCGAGACAAATACGTCAGCGGAGAGTTCAG GTTCCGTCATGGTTACTGTAAAGGAAACCCCAGGAAGATGGTGAGGACCTGGGCAGAGAAGGAAATGAGGAACCTCATCAG GCTGCAGACGGCCGGAGTCCCGAGTCCCGAACCTCTGATGCTCCGCAGCCACGTCCTGCTGATGAGCTTCATCGGCAGAGACGACAT GCCGGCTCCTCTGCTGAAGAACGCGGCGGTGTCGGAGTCGAAGGCGCGGCAGCTGTACCTGCAGGTGGTGCAGAACATGAGGACCATGTACCAGCAGGCGCGGCTCGTCCACGCCGACCTCAGCGAGTTCAACATGCT TTACCATAACGGAGACGCTTACATCATCGACGTCTCCCAGGCGGTGGAACACGACCATCCGCACGCTCTGGAGTTCCTCAGGAAGGACTGCAGCAACGTCAACG aGTTCTTTGTGAAGCGCGGAGTGGCGGCCATGACAGTCAGAGAATTGTTCGACTTCATCACCGACCCGTCCGTCACCTGCCACAACATCAGCCTCTACCTGGACAAg gcGATGGAGATCGCTGCGGAGCGGACGGCAGAAGAACGCTCCAACCAGGACCGAGTGGACGAGGAG GTCTTTAAGAAGGCTTACATCCCCAGAACGCTGACTGAGGTCAGTCACTACGAACGAGACGTCGACTCCATGAGGAGCGAGGAGCAGAACGACAAC GTTCTGTACCAGACTCTGACGGGGCTGAAGCAGGATCTGTCAGGAGTCCAGACA GTTCCTGCCCTGCTGGAGGAGGACGGCTCTTcttcagaggaggaagaggaggaggaggaagaggaggaggaggaagaggggcagCAGGCTGACGAGCAGGAACATGGAGGCGAAGCCCAGATGGACAAAAAG gaaaggaagaaaatggCCAAAGAagctcagagagaaaaaagaaaagccaaAGTGCCGAAACAcgtgaagaagagaaaagagaaagtagCCAAGATGAAGAAAGGCAAATGA